A genomic window from Exiguobacterium acetylicum DSM 20416 includes:
- a CDS encoding MFS transporter translates to MFLVLLHADQLTLLTILGFALLFGSVDAFFSPANASLLPTLVPKEQLTKANSLIQTSNQIALFSGPILGGVILSYSSYS, encoded by the coding sequence TTGTTTCTCGTTTTACTTCATGCCGATCAGCTTACGTTGCTGACGATTTTAGGATTCGCCTTGCTGTTTGGTAGTGTGGATGCATTTTTTTCGCCGGCGAATGCTTCCTTACTGCCTACACTCGTTCCGAAAGAACAGCTCACTAAAGCCAATTCACTGATTCAGACATCTAATCAAATCGCCCTTTTTTCAGGTCCGATTCTTGGTGGAGTCATCC